In a genomic window of Streptomyces koelreuteriae:
- the murD gene encoding UDP-N-acetylmuramoyl-L-alanine--D-glutamate ligase yields the protein MGSGQVTSSEPFAFQGKHITVAGLGVSGVPAAKVLHGLGAIVTVVNDGADERARAQAADLEALGITVRLGDGDTLPEGSELIVTAPGWKPDKPLFAAARAAGLEIWGDVELAWRLRGPDAAPWLAVTGTNGKTTTVQMLASILEAAGLRTAAVGNIGVSLLDAVLGEERYDVLAVELSSYQLHWAPSLRAHSAAVLNLAPDHLDWHGSMEAYAADKGRIYEGNQIACVYNAADKATEDLVREADVEEGCRAIGFTLGTPGPSQLGVVEGILVDRAFVENRQKNAQELAEVADVNPPAPHNIANALAAAALARAYGVPAKAVRDGLRAFTPDAHRIAHVADVDGVAYVDDSKATNTHAAEASLAAYEPIVWIAGGLAKGAVFDELVAKSAGRLRGAVLIGADRALIREALARHAPEVPVVDLDRTDTGAMLQAVQEARRLAQPGDTVLLAPACASMDMFTNYNKRGDAFAEAVRELGAGT from the coding sequence ATGGGCAGCGGACAAGTGACCTCCTCGGAGCCCTTCGCCTTCCAGGGCAAGCACATCACCGTCGCCGGGCTCGGCGTCTCCGGCGTCCCGGCGGCCAAGGTGCTGCACGGCCTCGGCGCGATCGTCACGGTCGTCAACGACGGCGCCGACGAGCGCGCCCGGGCGCAGGCGGCCGACTTGGAGGCGCTCGGCATCACCGTGCGCCTCGGTGACGGCGACACCCTGCCCGAGGGCTCCGAGCTGATCGTCACCGCGCCCGGCTGGAAGCCGGACAAGCCGCTGTTCGCGGCGGCTCGTGCCGCGGGTCTGGAGATCTGGGGCGACGTCGAACTGGCCTGGCGCCTGCGCGGCCCCGACGCCGCCCCCTGGCTGGCCGTCACGGGCACCAACGGCAAGACCACGACCGTCCAGATGCTCGCCTCGATCCTGGAGGCGGCGGGCCTGCGCACCGCCGCCGTCGGCAACATCGGCGTCTCGCTCCTGGACGCGGTGCTCGGCGAGGAGCGCTACGACGTGCTCGCCGTGGAACTGTCCAGCTACCAGCTCCACTGGGCGCCGTCGCTGCGCGCCCACTCGGCCGCCGTGCTGAACCTCGCCCCCGACCACCTCGACTGGCACGGCTCCATGGAGGCGTACGCCGCCGACAAGGGCCGGATCTACGAGGGCAATCAGATCGCCTGCGTCTACAACGCGGCCGACAAGGCCACCGAGGACCTGGTCCGCGAGGCCGACGTCGAGGAGGGCTGCCGCGCCATCGGCTTCACCCTGGGCACGCCCGGGCCCTCCCAACTCGGTGTCGTGGAGGGCATCCTGGTCGACCGCGCCTTCGTGGAGAACCGGCAGAAGAACGCCCAGGAGCTCGCCGAGGTCGCCGACGTGAACCCGCCGGCCCCGCACAACATCGCCAACGCCCTCGCGGCGGCGGCCCTCGCCCGGGCCTACGGGGTGCCCGCCAAGGCCGTACGGGACGGTCTGCGGGCCTTCACCCCGGACGCCCACCGCATCGCGCACGTGGCCGACGTGGACGGCGTCGCGTACGTCGACGACTCCAAGGCCACCAACACGCATGCGGCGGAAGCCTCGTTGGCGGCCTACGAGCCGATCGTGTGGATCGCGGGCGGGCTCGCCAAGGGCGCCGTCTTCGACGAGCTGGTCGCCAAGTCGGCGGGGCGGCTGCGCGGCGCCGTGCTGATCGGCGCGGACCGCGCGCTCATCCGGGAAGCCCTCGCGCGACACGCCCCGGAAGTACCCGTCGTCGACCTCGACCGGACCGACACTGGGGCGATGCTCCAGGCCGTCCAGGAGGCGCGGCGGCTCGCACAGCCCGGCGACACGGTGCTGCTGGCCCCGGCCTGCGCCTCGATGGACATGTTCACCAACTACAACAAGCGCGGTGACGCGTTCGCGGAGGCGGTTCGCGAACTCGGCGCGGGCACCTGA
- the ftsW gene encoding putative lipid II flippase FtsW has product MPGSRTGGPPAQRPVRRPAVARTSRESGVLGLYLRARRGWDRPLTAYYLIFGGSLLITVLGLVMVYSASQITALQMSLPGSYFFRKQLLAAVIGAGLLFSASRMPVKLHRALAYPILAGAVFLMILVQIPGIGVSVNGNQNWIAVGGSFQIQPSEFGKLALVLWGADLLARKQDRKLLTQWKHMLVPLVPAAFMLLGLIMIGGDMGTAIILTAILFGLLWLAGAPTRLFAGVLSIAAVLGLILIKTSANRMARLQCLGATEPQSGPVDCWQAVHGIYALASGGIFGSGLGASVEKWGQLPEAHTDFIFAVTGEELGLAGTLSVLALFAALGYAGIRVAGRTEDPFVRYAAGGVTTWITAQAVINIGAVLGLLPIAGVPLPLFSYGGSALLPTMFAIGLLIAFARDEPAARAALAMRQPRFGRKRGTGGTGSIRSPRRWNTMRRRASAARSSGER; this is encoded by the coding sequence ATGCCCGGTAGCCGTACCGGAGGGCCGCCCGCGCAGCGGCCCGTCCGCCGGCCCGCCGTGGCCCGGACGTCGCGCGAGAGCGGTGTCCTGGGGCTGTATCTGCGGGCGCGCAGGGGCTGGGACCGGCCGCTGACCGCCTACTACCTGATCTTCGGCGGCAGTCTGCTGATCACCGTGCTGGGGCTGGTGATGGTCTACTCGGCCTCCCAGATCACCGCGCTGCAGATGTCGCTGCCGGGCTCGTACTTCTTCCGCAAGCAGCTGCTCGCCGCGGTGATCGGCGCCGGGCTGCTGTTCTCCGCCTCACGGATGCCGGTGAAACTGCACCGGGCGCTGGCCTACCCCATCCTCGCGGGCGCCGTCTTCCTGATGATCCTGGTGCAGATCCCCGGGATAGGAGTGTCGGTCAACGGCAACCAGAACTGGATCGCGGTGGGCGGCTCCTTCCAGATCCAGCCCAGCGAGTTCGGCAAGCTCGCCCTCGTGCTGTGGGGCGCCGACCTGCTCGCCCGCAAGCAGGACCGGAAGCTGCTGACCCAGTGGAAGCACATGCTCGTCCCGCTGGTGCCGGCCGCCTTCATGCTGCTCGGGCTGATCATGATCGGCGGCGACATGGGCACCGCGATCATCCTCACGGCCATCCTGTTCGGCCTGCTGTGGCTCGCCGGCGCGCCCACGCGGCTGTTCGCCGGTGTGCTGTCGATCGCCGCCGTGCTCGGCCTGATCCTCATCAAGACCAGCGCCAACCGCATGGCCCGGCTGCAGTGCCTCGGTGCCACCGAGCCTCAGTCGGGTCCCGTCGACTGCTGGCAGGCCGTGCACGGCATCTACGCCCTGGCCTCGGGCGGAATCTTCGGCTCCGGGCTGGGTGCGAGTGTGGAGAAATGGGGCCAACTCCCCGAAGCCCACACCGACTTCATCTTCGCCGTCACCGGTGAGGAACTGGGCCTGGCGGGGACGCTGTCGGTACTCGCCCTCTTCGCGGCTCTAGGCTATGCGGGTATCCGCGTGGCCGGACGCACGGAGGACCCCTTCGTGAGGTATGCCGCGGGAGGCGTGACCACCTGGATCACGGCGCAGGCCGTGATCAACATCGGTGCGGTGCTCGGTCTGCTGCCGATCGCCGGTGTCCCCCTCCCGCTGTTCTCCTACGGGGGATCCGCCCTGCTGCCGACCATGTTCGCCATCGGGCTGCTGATCGCCTTCGCACGCGACGAGCCCGCTGCGCGGGCGGCGCTTGCGATGCGGCAACCCCGCTTTGGTAGAAAGCGGGGGACTGGGGGCACCGGTTCCATTCGGAGTCCCCGGAGATGGAACACGATGCGACGACGTGCCTCGGCGGCGCGCTCGTCCGGAGAGCGGTGA
- the murG gene encoding undecaprenyldiphospho-muramoylpentapeptide beta-N-acetylglucosaminyltransferase, whose product MHVVLAGGGTAGHIEPALALADALRRQDPSVGITALGTERGLETRLVPERGYELALIPAVPLPRKPTPELITVPGRLRGTIKATEQILERTKADAVVGFGGYVALPGYLAAKRLGVPIVIHEANARPGLANKIGSRYASQVAVSTPDSKLRGARYIGIPLRRSIATLDRAAVRPEARAAFGLDPNLPTLLVTGGSQGARRLNEVVQQVAPWLQQAGIQILHAVGPKNELPQVHQMPGMPPYIPVSYLDRMDLAYAAADMMLCRAGAMTVAELSAVGLPAAYVPLPIGNGEQRLNAQPVVKAGGGLLVDDAELTPEWVQQNVLPVLADPHRLYQMSRSAAEFGRRDADDLLVGMVYEAIAASRAHR is encoded by the coding sequence GTGCATGTCGTACTCGCCGGCGGAGGAACCGCGGGCCACATCGAGCCCGCGCTCGCCCTCGCGGACGCCCTGCGCAGGCAGGATCCGAGCGTGGGCATCACGGCCCTGGGAACGGAGCGCGGCCTCGAGACACGTCTCGTACCCGAGCGTGGGTACGAACTCGCGCTGATCCCCGCCGTGCCGCTGCCGCGCAAGCCCACCCCCGAGCTGATCACCGTGCCGGGCCGGCTGCGCGGGACGATCAAGGCGACCGAGCAGATCCTGGAGCGCACCAAGGCGGACGCCGTGGTCGGCTTCGGCGGCTACGTCGCCCTGCCCGGCTACCTCGCGGCCAAGCGCCTCGGTGTGCCGATCGTCATCCACGAGGCCAACGCCCGCCCGGGCCTGGCCAACAAGATCGGTTCGCGCTACGCCAGCCAGGTCGCGGTCTCCACGCCGGACAGCAAGCTGCGGGGCGCCCGTTACATCGGCATCCCGCTGCGCCGCTCCATCGCCACCCTGGACCGGGCCGCCGTACGCCCCGAGGCCCGGGCCGCGTTCGGTCTCGACCCGAACCTGCCCACGCTGCTGGTCACCGGCGGCTCCCAGGGCGCCCGCAGGCTGAACGAGGTCGTCCAGCAGGTCGCGCCCTGGCTCCAGCAGGCCGGAATCCAGATCCTGCACGCGGTCGGTCCGAAGAACGAACTGCCGCAGGTCCACCAGATGCCGGGAATGCCCCCCTACATCCCGGTAAGTTATCTGGACCGGATGGACCTCGCGTACGCCGCGGCGGACATGATGCTCTGCCGCGCGGGCGCGATGACCGTCGCCGAACTCTCCGCCGTCGGGCTCCCGGCCGCCTACGTCCCGCTGCCCATCGGCAACGGCGAACAGCGGCTCAACGCCCAGCCAGTGGTCAAGGCCGGCGGCGGTCTGCTGGTCGACGACGCGGAGCTGACCCCCGAGTGGGTCCAGCAGAACGTCCTGCCGGTGCTCGCCGACCCGCACCGGCTGTACCAGATGTCCCGCAGCGCCGCCGAGTTCGGCCGCCGGGACGCCGACGACCTGCTCGTCGGCATGGTGTACGAGGCGATCGCCGCCAGTCGTGCACACCGCTAG
- a CDS encoding cell division protein FtsQ/DivIB: MAGSTTAERGERQQKSSGPPPRPRSRRARLRVIVILGLALVFLGFPTVWLFYGSDWLRAERVSVSGTRVLTPAQVRAAADVPLGKPLISVDTDAIESRLRRKLPRIDSVDVVRSWPDGIGLKVVERTPVLIVQKGGKFVEVDDEGVRFATVPEAPKGVPALELTLSRSSSAAASLRRFGEARLVREAVVVARAVPAAVARATQTVKVRSYDDISLELRDGRTVVWGSSEKGAVKARTLTALMKASPGARYFDVSVPTAPASSVS, encoded by the coding sequence GTGGCCGGATCGACCACCGCCGAGCGCGGTGAACGCCAGCAGAAGTCGTCCGGCCCGCCGCCCCGTCCACGGTCCAGGCGGGCCCGGCTTCGTGTGATTGTCATCCTGGGCCTCGCCCTGGTCTTCCTCGGCTTCCCGACGGTATGGCTGTTCTACGGCTCCGACTGGCTGCGCGCCGAGCGCGTGTCCGTGTCGGGCACCAGGGTCCTGACACCGGCTCAGGTGCGTGCCGCCGCCGACGTTCCGCTCGGGAAGCCGCTGATTTCCGTCGACACCGACGCGATCGAGTCGCGACTGCGCCGGAAATTGCCCCGAATTGACTCGGTTGACGTGGTCCGTTCCTGGCCCGATGGAATCGGGCTGAAAGTGGTCGAGCGGACTCCGGTTCTGATTGTCCAAAAGGGCGGAAAGTTCGTCGAGGTGGACGATGAAGGTGTCCGTTTCGCCACGGTTCCCGAGGCGCCCAAAGGCGTGCCCGCACTGGAATTGACGCTGTCCCGGTCCAGCTCCGCCGCCGCGAGCCTGCGCCGCTTCGGCGAGGCCCGGCTGGTACGCGAGGCGGTCGTCGTCGCCCGAGCCGTTCCGGCCGCCGTCGCCCGCGCCACACAGACCGTCAAGGTCCGTTCCTACGACGACATCTCACTGGAGTTGAGGGACGGCCGCACGGTCGTCTGGGGCAGCAGCGAGAAGGGCGCGGTCAAGGCCCGTACGCTCACCGCCCTGATGAAAGCCTCGCCCGGCGCGCGCTACTTCGACGTGAGCGTCCCCACCGCGCCCGCGTCATCAGTAAGTTGA
- the ftsZ gene encoding cell division protein FtsZ, giving the protein MAAPQNYLAVIKVIGVGGGGVNAINRMIEVGLKGVEFIAINTDAQALLMSDADVKLDVGRELTRGLGAGANPAVGRKAAEDHREEIEEVLKGADMVFVTAGEGGGTGTGGAPVVANIARSLGALTIGVVTRPFTFEGRRRANQAEDGIAELREEVDTLIVIPNDRLLSISDRQVSVLDAFKSADQVLLSGVQGITDLITTPGLINLDFADVKSVMSEAGSALMGIGSARGDDRAVAAAEMAISSPLLEASIDGARGVLLSISGGSDLGLFEINEAAQLVSEAAHPEANIIFGAVIDDALGDEVRVTVIAAGFDGGQPPSKRDNVLGSSSAKREEPAPARQTESRPSFGSLGSVTPKEDPEPAPEPANDIPVAPPVPPAPRTYSDSAAEELDVPDFLK; this is encoded by the coding sequence GTGGCAGCACCGCAGAACTACCTCGCAGTCATCAAAGTCATCGGTGTCGGCGGCGGTGGTGTCAATGCCATCAACCGGATGATCGAGGTCGGTCTCAAGGGCGTCGAGTTCATCGCCATCAACACCGACGCGCAAGCTCTGTTGATGAGCGACGCCGACGTCAAGCTGGACGTCGGCCGTGAACTCACCCGCGGACTCGGCGCCGGAGCCAACCCGGCCGTGGGCCGCAAGGCCGCCGAGGACCACCGCGAGGAGATCGAGGAGGTCCTCAAGGGGGCCGACATGGTCTTCGTGACAGCCGGTGAAGGCGGCGGCACCGGCACCGGCGGCGCGCCCGTCGTGGCCAACATCGCCCGCTCGCTCGGCGCTCTCACCATCGGTGTGGTCACGCGCCCGTTCACCTTCGAGGGGCGGCGCCGCGCGAACCAGGCCGAGGACGGCATCGCCGAACTCCGCGAAGAGGTCGACACCCTCATCGTCATCCCGAACGACCGGCTGCTGTCCATCTCGGACCGCCAGGTCTCGGTGCTGGACGCGTTCAAGTCGGCCGACCAGGTCCTGCTCTCCGGTGTCCAGGGCATCACCGACCTCATCACCACCCCCGGCCTCATCAACCTCGACTTCGCCGACGTCAAGTCGGTCATGTCCGAGGCGGGCTCGGCGCTGATGGGCATCGGCTCGGCGCGCGGCGACGACCGCGCGGTGGCCGCCGCCGAGATGGCGATCTCCTCGCCGCTGCTGGAGGCGTCCATCGACGGCGCCCGCGGTGTGCTGCTCTCCATCTCCGGCGGGTCCGACCTCGGTCTGTTCGAGATCAACGAGGCCGCCCAGCTGGTGAGCGAGGCCGCTCACCCCGAGGCCAACATCATCTTCGGCGCGGTGATCGACGACGCCCTCGGCGACGAGGTCCGGGTCACCGTGATCGCGGCCGGCTTCGACGGCGGACAGCCGCCCTCCAAGCGGGACAACGTCCTCGGCTCGTCCTCGGCCAAGCGCGAGGAGCCGGCCCCGGCGCGGCAGACCGAGAGCCGGCCGTCCTTCGGCTCGCTCGGCAGCGTGACCCCGAAGGAGGACCCGGAGCCCGCTCCGGAACCGGCGAACGACATCCCGGTCGCCCCGCCGGTCCCGCCGGCGCCGCGGACCTACTCGGACAGCGCGGCCGAGGAACTGGACGTACCGGACTTCCTCAAGTGA
- the pgeF gene encoding peptidoglycan editing factor PgeF — MIGQRESVSGAHFGFTDRWGGVSAAPYEELNLGGAVGDDPDAVRANRDLAAKSLGVEPDRVVWMNQVHGADVAVVDRPWGSSSEIPSVDAIVTVKRGLALAVLTADCVPVLLADPVAGIVAAAHAGRPGMIAGVVPAALRAMTDLGAEPSRIVARTGPTVCGRCYEVPEAMRAEVSAVEPAAYAETSWGTPAVDVSAGVHAQLERLGVRDRAQAPVCTLESDDHFSYRRDRTTGRLAGYVWLD, encoded by the coding sequence GTGATAGGACAGCGCGAAAGCGTGAGCGGCGCGCACTTCGGCTTCACCGACCGGTGGGGCGGAGTGAGCGCCGCTCCGTATGAGGAGCTCAATCTCGGCGGAGCGGTCGGCGACGACCCCGACGCCGTACGCGCCAACCGGGACCTGGCCGCCAAGTCCCTGGGCGTCGAGCCGGACCGGGTGGTCTGGATGAACCAGGTGCACGGGGCCGACGTGGCGGTGGTGGACCGGCCGTGGGGATCTTCGTCCGAGATCCCCTCGGTCGACGCGATCGTCACGGTGAAGCGGGGGCTCGCCCTCGCGGTGCTCACCGCGGACTGCGTGCCGGTCCTGCTCGCCGACCCCGTCGCCGGGATCGTCGCGGCGGCTCACGCGGGCCGGCCCGGCATGATCGCCGGGGTCGTCCCGGCCGCTCTACGCGCGATGACGGACCTGGGCGCCGAGCCCTCCCGGATCGTCGCCCGCACCGGGCCCACCGTCTGCGGCCGGTGCTACGAAGTGCCCGAGGCGATGCGCGCCGAGGTCTCCGCCGTCGAGCCGGCGGCGTACGCCGAAACCAGTTGGGGCACTCCGGCGGTCGACGTGAGTGCCGGAGTGCACGCCCAGCTTGAACGGCTCGGGGTGCGCGACCGGGCGCAGGCTCCGGTGTGCACGCTGGAGTCGGACGATCACTTCTCGTATCGCCGCGACCGGACCACGGGTCGGCTCGCGGGCTATGTATGGCTGGACTGA
- a CDS encoding YggS family pyridoxal phosphate-dependent enzyme, with the protein MTDRKDELAANLAKVERRIADACAAAGRGREEVTLIVVTKTYPASDVRMLAELGVRHVAENRDQDAAPKAAACTDLPLSWHFVGQLQTNKVRSVVGYADFVQSVDRPKLVTALSKEAVRTGRELGCLLQVALDAGESARGERGGVAPGGIEELAGLVADAPGLRLGGLMTVAPLTGEYAGREQAAFERLMVLSTDLRRSHPTATMVSAGMSADLEQAVAAGATHVRVGSAVLGVRPRLG; encoded by the coding sequence ATGACGGACCGTAAGGACGAACTCGCCGCGAATCTGGCGAAAGTTGAGCGACGTATCGCCGATGCGTGCGCGGCCGCCGGGCGGGGGCGCGAGGAAGTGACCCTGATCGTGGTCACCAAGACGTATCCCGCGAGCGATGTGCGCATGCTGGCGGAACTCGGGGTGCGGCACGTCGCCGAGAACCGCGACCAGGACGCGGCCCCCAAGGCCGCCGCCTGTACGGATCTGCCCCTTTCATGGCATTTCGTCGGTCAACTCCAGACCAACAAGGTGCGATCGGTGGTCGGTTACGCGGACTTCGTGCAGTCCGTCGATCGTCCCAAGCTCGTCACAGCTCTGTCGAAGGAGGCTGTGCGGACCGGGCGCGAACTGGGGTGTCTGCTCCAGGTCGCGCTCGACGCCGGGGAGAGCGCGCGGGGCGAGCGGGGCGGCGTGGCCCCCGGCGGGATCGAGGAGTTGGCCGGCCTCGTGGCCGACGCGCCGGGGTTGCGGCTCGGCGGACTGATGACCGTCGCGCCGCTCACCGGCGAATATGCGGGACGCGAACAGGCGGCGTTCGAGCGGTTGATGGTTTTGTCGACCGACCTGCGCCGGAGTCATCCGACTGCCACCATGGTCTCGGCAGGGATGAGTGCGGACCTCGAACAGGCCGTGGCGGCCGGAGCGACACATGTGCGCGTCGGCAGCGCGGTACTCGGAGTCCGCCCCAGGCTCGGGTAA
- a CDS encoding cell division protein SepF: MAGAMRKMAVYLGLVEDDGYDGRGFDPDDDFEPELDPEPERDHRRHEPSHQPHVSHQPQRDEEVRVVQPSVPREPAPRSASLPAESGRPARIAPVASITQERASLEKNAPVIMPKVVSEREPYRITTLHPRTYNEARTIGEHFREGTPVIMNLTEMDDTDAKRLVDFAAGLVFGLHGSIERVTQKVFLLSPANVDVTAEDKARIAEGGFFNQS, translated from the coding sequence ATGGCCGGCGCGATGCGCAAGATGGCGGTCTACCTCGGCCTCGTGGAGGACGATGGGTACGACGGCCGCGGATTCGACCCCGACGACGACTTCGAACCCGAACTGGACCCGGAGCCCGAGCGGGACCACCGACGGCACGAGCCGTCCCATCAGCCGCACGTCTCACATCAGCCCCAAAGGGACGAAGAGGTACGAGTCGTACAGCCGTCCGTGCCTCGCGAACCGGCCCCCCGTTCCGCTTCGCTCCCCGCGGAATCCGGACGCCCGGCGCGTATCGCGCCCGTGGCATCCATCACACAAGAACGCGCAAGTCTGGAGAAGAACGCACCGGTGATCATGCCCAAGGTCGTGTCCGAACGAGAGCCTTACCGGATCACCACACTCCACCCACGGACCTACAACGAGGCCCGTACCATCGGGGAACACTTCCGTGAAGGCACTCCGGTGATCATGAATCTGACTGAGATGGATGACACAGATGCGAAGCGACTTGTCGACTTTGCGGCTGGTCTGGTGTTTGGTCTTCACGGCAGTATCGAGCGGGTGACGCAGAAGGTGTTCCTGTTGTCGCCTGCTAACGTCGATGTCACGGCGGAGGACAAGGCCCGCATCGCAGAGGGCGGGTTCTTCAACCAGAGCTGA
- a CDS encoding YggT family protein: MSVVLDVIYIALMCFLIVLIFRLVMDYVFQFARSWQPGKAMVVVLEATYTVTDPPLKLLRRVIPPLRLGGVALDLSFFVLMIIVYILISIVSRL, from the coding sequence ATGAGCGTGGTTCTGGATGTCATCTACATCGCGCTGATGTGCTTTCTCATCGTGCTCATCTTCCGGTTGGTCATGGACTATGTCTTCCAGTTCGCCCGCTCATGGCAACCCGGCAAGGCGATGGTGGTCGTTCTGGAGGCCACCTACACTGTCACTGATCCACCGCTCAAGCTTCTGCGGCGGGTCATTCCGCCGCTGCGTCTCGGGGGCGTGGCGCTAGACCTGTCCTTCTTCGTACTGATGATCATCGTCTACATCCTGATCTCGATCGTGAGCCGGCTGTGA
- a CDS encoding DivIVA domain-containing protein, whose amino-acid sequence MPLTPEDVRNKQFTTVRLREGYDEDEVDAFLDEVEAELTRLLRENEDLRAKLAAATRAAAQNQQNMRKPPEPQQDQQQQQQQGMRGPGGPVPAGISGPPQQQMGGPMGGPPQLPSGAPQLPAGPGGQGGPQGPGPMGQGPGGPGPMQQQMQQQMGGPMGGPMGGPPMGGPGQGGPGGDSAARVLSLAQQTADQAIAEARSEANKIVGEARSRAEGLERDARAKADALERDAQEKHRVAMGSLESARATLERKVEDLRGFEREYRTRLKSYLESQLRQLETQADDSLAPPRTPAAASLPPSPAPSMAPAGASAPSYGGGNQTMGGGPSPSGPSYGGQQQMSPAMTQPMAPVRPQGPSPMGQAPSPMRGFLIDEDDN is encoded by the coding sequence ATGCCGTTGACCCCCGAGGACGTGCGGAACAAGCAGTTCACGACCGTCCGCCTCCGAGAAGGCTATGACGAGGACGAGGTCGATGCCTTCCTCGATGAGGTCGAAGCCGAACTGACCCGCCTGCTCCGCGAGAACGAGGACCTGCGCGCCAAGCTGGCCGCGGCCACGCGCGCTGCTGCCCAGAATCAGCAGAACATGCGCAAGCCTCCGGAGCCCCAGCAGGATCAGCAGCAACAGCAGCAGCAGGGCATGCGCGGTCCGGGTGGTCCTGTACCCGCCGGCATATCGGGCCCGCCGCAGCAGCAGATGGGTGGCCCCATGGGTGGTCCGCCCCAGCTGCCGAGCGGTGCCCCGCAGCTGCCCGCCGGTCCCGGCGGTCAGGGTGGTCCGCAGGGCCCCGGTCCGATGGGCCAGGGTCCGGGCGGTCCCGGCCCGATGCAGCAGCAGATGCAGCAGCAGATGGGTGGCCCGATGGGCGGCCCCATGGGCGGTCCTCCGATGGGCGGCCCCGGTCAGGGAGGCCCCGGTGGCGACAGCGCCGCCCGTGTCCTCTCGCTGGCCCAGCAGACCGCCGACCAGGCGATCGCCGAGGCCCGTTCCGAAGCCAACAAGATCGTCGGGGAAGCGCGTTCGCGTGCCGAGGGTCTGGAGCGTGACGCCCGTGCCAAGGCCGATGCCCTGGAGCGGGACGCGCAGGAGAAGCACCGCGTGGCGATGGGCTCCCTGGAGTCCGCTCGCGCCACGCTGGAGCGCAAGGTCGAGGACCTGCGCGGCTTCGAGCGCGAGTACCGCACGCGCCTGAAGTCGTACCTGGAGTCGCAGCTGCGTCAGCTGGAGACCCAGGCCGACGACTCGCTGGCTCCGCCGCGCACTCCGGCTGCCGCGTCCCTCCCGCCGTCCCCGGCGCCTTCCATGGCTCCGGCCGGCGCGAGCGCCCCGTCCTACGGCGGTGGCAACCAGACGATGGGCGGCGGCCCGTCGCCGTCCGGTCCGTCCTACGGCGGTCAGCAGCAGATGTCTCCGGCGATGACCCAGCCGATGGCGCCCGTGCGTCCGCAGGGCCCCTCGCCGATGGGTCAGGCGCCCTCGCCCATGCGGGGCTTCCTGATCGACGAGGATGACAACTGA